Proteins from a single region of Gemmatimonas sp. UBA7669:
- a CDS encoding AI-2E family transporter: MPPLDESLLPSPLPPERRGWRSGDLVRAATIALAVWFGMQLFWSVRSLVILVFLATLFGLAVGRGVDYLERFRIRRGIASALIVLTTLGGIFGVLSLTAPTLLEQGKQLQREFPEAIGKVQQWIDSRRGGLMGTLIEQASGPPTSPAADSTAASPTPPGTRPAPGAGSARPAGAATAADTSL; encoded by the coding sequence ATGCCGCCACTCGACGAATCCCTGCTGCCCTCTCCCCTGCCCCCCGAGCGCCGCGGATGGCGATCGGGCGACCTGGTGCGCGCTGCCACCATCGCGTTGGCCGTCTGGTTCGGCATGCAGCTCTTCTGGTCCGTTCGGTCCCTCGTCATTCTCGTCTTTCTGGCCACCCTGTTCGGACTGGCCGTTGGGCGCGGGGTGGACTATCTCGAGCGCTTTCGCATTCGCCGGGGCATCGCGTCAGCGCTCATTGTCCTCACCACCCTGGGCGGCATCTTTGGCGTGCTGTCCCTGACCGCCCCCACGTTGCTGGAGCAGGGGAAGCAGCTGCAACGGGAGTTCCCTGAGGCCATCGGCAAGGTCCAGCAATGGATCGACAGCCGCCGTGGTGGCCTCATGGGCACCCTCATCGAGCAGGCCAGCGGGCCGCCCACGTCACCCGCCGCCGACAGCACGGCCGCCAGCCCCACCCCCCCGGGCACCCGCCCCGCCCCGGGCGCCGGGTCGGCAAGGCCGGCCGGGGCTGCAACGGCGGCCGATACCAGCCTC